A window of the Fusarium poae strain DAOMC 252244 chromosome 3, whole genome shotgun sequence genome harbors these coding sequences:
- a CDS encoding hypothetical protein (SECRETED:SignalP(1-21)), whose translation MVKTTLLSALPVLMLAEQALGFGCSTHSFTTCEDKIVHWFDPDDGMICDPLDCGGGRAPVKTGVPGCANYSGTETRGTSYLSCWKPSTTLATASAEATTEAVSVDAEPTSTAIEVGTQITTESEAAEPSTSGMVEATVSELTTVAPVIPSQTQTTTKTQATEPASTPVVSLNAAQAMKGSFIAAVGVAIGAMLL comes from the coding sequence ATGGTCAAGACTACTCTTCTCTCGGCCCTCCCCGTGCTCATGCTCGCTGAGCAAGCACTCGGATTCGGCTGCTCAACACACAGCTTCACTACATGCGAAGATAAAATCGTTCACTGGTTTGACCCTGATGATGGCATGATTTGCGATCCTCTTGATTGCGGCGGTGGTCGAGCCCCTGTAAAGACTGGCGTACCAGGATGCGCTAACTACTCTGGCACCGAGACCCGTGGAACATCGTACCTCTCATGCTGGAAACCGTCGACTACTCTTGCCACTGCATCCGCTGAAGCAACCACCGAGGCCGTCAGTGTCGATGCTGAACCTACCAGTACAGCTATTGAAGTCGGGACTCAGATCACAACCGAGAGCGAAGCTGCCGAGCCAAGCACCTCCGGAATGGTTGAAGCGACTGTCTCTGAGCTTACCACTGTCGCCCCTGTCATTCCCTCTCAGACACAGACGACTACCAAAACTCAAGCGACGGAGCCAGCGTCTACCCCGGTTGTTAGTCTCAACGCTGCACAGGCTATGAAGGGTTCTTTTATTGCTGCCGTTGGAGTTGCCATCGGTGCGATGCTTCTCTAA
- a CDS encoding hypothetical protein (BUSCO:22293at5125), with amino-acid sequence MASDSTHTQSQVYLSTRGGDYGLSFETVVLKGLAADGGLFLPHEIPAATEWQSWKDLSYQELAFQIFSLYISRSEIPAEDLQGIINRSYSTFRAQEVVPLVQLKDNLHLLELFHGPSYSFKDCALQFLGNLFEYLLTRKNEGKEGKDRHHLTVVGATSGDTGSAAIHGLRGKKDVSVTILHPKGRVSPIQELQMTTCTDANVHNLAVTGTFDDCQDIVKALFGDPETNADLKLGAVNSINFSRILAQIVYYFHSYFSLARKDPNFKVGDKVRFVVPTGNFGDILAGYFATRMGLPVDKLVIATNENDILDRFWKTGKYEKQPAKGPEAEGGLEVDGVKAHEDGVKETLSPAMDILVSSNFERLLWFLAYEFAETVGMDVEFNRKQAGQEVATWLKDLKNKGGFGPVYVDVLNSARKTFESERVSDPQTLETIKDTYQKLGYVLDPHSSVGITAALRSAERAETNIPHISLSTAHPAKFAGAVELALKDEKDFNFNEKVLPEEFVGLEKLPKRVSDISNDWKAVREQVKKQVAEELGGQQ; translated from the exons ATGGCTAGCGATTCGACACATACGCAATCACAAGTCTACCTCTCCACAAGAGGTGGTGACTACGGT CTCTCCTTTGAGACCGTTGTCCTAAAGGGATTGGCTGCCGATGGCGGTCTTTTCCTCCCTCATGAAATTCCTGCTGCGACGGAATGG CAAAGCTGGAAAGACCTCTCATACCAGGAATTGGCTTTCCAGATCTTTAGCCTTTACATCTCCCGAAGCGAAATCCCCGCCGAAGACCTACAAGGCATCATCAATCGAAGTTACTCGACATTCCGCGCACAAGAAGTCGTCCCCCTCGTCCAATTGAAGGACAATCTACACCTCCTCGAGCTTTTCCACGGACCTAGCTACTCTTTCAAGGATTGCGCTCTGCAGTTCCTCGGTAACCTCTTTGAATACCTCCTCACACGAAAGAACGAGGGCAAGGAGGGCAAGGACCGACACCATTTGACTGTTGTTGGCGCGACCAGTGGTGAT ACCGGATCCGCTGCTATCCACGGTCTTCGAGGAAAGAAGGATGTGTCTGTTACCATCCTACACCCCAAGGGCCGCGTCAGTCCTATCCAGGAGCTTCAGATGACTACCTGCACTGACGCCAACGTTCACAACCTTGCTGTTACTGGCACATTTGACGATTGCCAG GATATTGTCAAGGCTCTCTTTGGCGACCCCGAGACCAACGCCGACCTCAAGCTTGGCGCTGTCAACTCCATCAACTTTTCCCGAATCCTCGCTCAGATCGTCTACTACTTCCACTCATACTTCTCCCTTGCTAGAAAGGACCCCAACTTCAAGGTTGGCGACAAGGTTCGCTTTGTTGTGCCTACCGGAAACTTTGGCGACATCCTGGCTGGATACTTTGCCACCCGCATGGGTCTTCCCGTCGACAAGCTTGTTATCGCTACTAATGAGAACGATATTCTTGATCGATTCTGGAAGACTGGAAAGTACGAGAAGCAGCCCGCCAAGGGCCCCGAGGCTGAGGGTGGTCTTGAGGTTGATGGCGTCAAGGCTCACGAGGATGGCGTCAAGGAAACTCTCAGCCCTGCTATGGACATTCTAGTGTCAAGTAACTTTGAGCGTCTTCTCTGGTTCTTGGCCTATGAGTTTGCCGAGACTGTTGGCATGGATGTCGAGTTCAACCGAAAGCAAGCTGGTCAAGAAGTTGCTACTTGGCTCAAGGATCTCAAGAACAAGGGTGGTTTCGGTCCTGTTTACGTCGACGTCCTCAACAGCGCTCGCAAGACCTTTGAGAGCGAACGCGTCAGCGACCCTCAGACTCTCGAGACGATCAAAGATACCTACCAGAAACTTGGATATGTTCTCGACCCTCACTCCTCTGTCGGTATCACCGCTGCTCTCCGATCCGCTGAGCGCGCCGAGACCAACATTCCTCACATCTCTCTGTCCACTGCTCACCCTGCCAAGTTTGCCGGTGCCGTCGAGCTCGCtctcaaggatgagaaggACTTTAACTTTAACGAAAAGGTTCTTCCCGAGGAGTTTGTTGGACTTGAAAAGTTGCCCAAGCGAGTTTCTGATATCTCAAATGACTGGAAGGCTGTGAGGGAGCAGGTTAAGAAACAGGTTGCGGAGGAACTTGGCGGACAGCAATAA
- a CDS encoding hypothetical protein (TransMembrane:1 (o501-525i)): MYLSTTTCLAFNNRLRVARIKHQVPTQSGQEDRIQSRDMDAWDCDEQRPQCSRCFDKDIPCEYPRPPKSRNLRSPVSDKDNAWGQSQRLTVPSPDPHQSTASSHDSTSSISSPFLAPTPSYEFSANILTHQSITPSVDLGATELELFSYYLSHAARSMAYDDEDLYALQVGFPNLAFRSKPLMSSILALAAVRKCHDILSQPPTQPADKGQVRTLLALADEHHRDSLRQTQADIPNANQYDHVVANAPLMVLYATANHAVRIKLSDTLGSQDAITNLAPAQLHWMTLIRAAHLAYTGLLHSTKDFSILDDFTASPPAITLSHPISGLVPMAENGPTQKTETLLMPIIAATYSAALEKLQTKAQTLQFALHLTSSDDSEECSEFQACLVALESLRSILSELFETDYDNYDTSQIDLENDWAALSQLSDVSPWLRNYMARVTFSTPPKPLRRTIMWFLNRVPAEFLSIVQSTLDNIPDTVPDEGIQCDSDDSSETSRLAMDIFAHWLVLVMLLDGVWWIGGIGVCELGRITKYMGRQQEGAAGSKGSWWPRSILNIALEIGKQD; this comes from the exons ATGTAtctttcaacaacaacatgtcTTGCCTTCAACAATCGCCTTCGCGTAGCACGCATCAAACATCAAGTCCCAACACAATCAGGTCAAGAAGATCGCATACAAAGTCGCGACATGGATGCTTGGGAT TGTGACGAACAAAGACCCCAATGTTCGCGGTGTTTTGATAAGGACATTCCATGTGAATACCCTCGCCCGCCAAAGTCCCGAAATCTGAGGTCGCCCGTGTCAGACAAAGACAACGCCTGGGGTCAATCTCAAAGACTTACTGTCCCGAGTCCCGATCCCCATCAATCCACTGCTTCCAGTCATGATTCGACATCCAGCATCTCCTCCCCATTCCTGGCGCCAACTCCAAGCTACGAGTTCAGCGCCAACATACTCACCCATCAAAGTATTACACCGTCTGTGGATCTCGGTGCAACAGAACTAGAGCTTTTCAGCTACTACTTGTCGCATGCTGCTCGGTCAATGGCCTATGATGACGAGGACCTATACGCACTCCAAGTTGGCTTTCCAAACCTGGCATTTCGAAGCAAACCTTTGATGAGCTCCATTCTTGCACTCGCAGCAGTCAGAAAATGCCACGATATACTCTCCCAGCCGCCGACACAGCCTGCCGACAAAGGCCAAGTCAGAACTCTTCTGGCTCTTGCGGACGAGCACCACAGAGACTCGCTTCGTCAGACGCAAGCTGATATCCCCAACGCCAACCAGTACGACCACGTCGTCGCAAACGCACCTCTTATGGTACTTTATGCAACAGCAAACCACGCCGTTCGGATCAAACTGTCTGATACACTGGGTAGCCAGGATGCAATTACGAATCTGGCTCCGGCGCAACTGCACTGGATGACACTCATTCGCGCAGCGCATTTGGCGTATACCGGTCTTTTGCACTCTACCAAGGACTTCAGTATCTTGGATGATTTCACTGCCAGTCCTCCAGCGATAACTCTGAGTCATCCGATTAGTGGGCTTGTTCCCATGGCTGAAAATGGCCCAACTCAAAAGACGGAGACTCTGTTGATGCCTATCATTGCAGCCACATATAGCGCGGCGCTGGAGAAGTTACAAACAAAAGCGCAGACGCTGCAATTTGCCCTACATCTAACTTCCTCAGACGACTCCGAGGAGTGCAGTGAGTTTCAAGCTTGCCTTGTCGCCTTGGAGTCTCTGAGGAGTATCTTGAGTGAGTTGTTCGAAACAGACTACGACAACTACGACACATCTCAGATTGATTTGGAGAACGACTGGGCAGCTCTAAGTCAGCTCTCTGATGTGTCGCCCTGGTTGAGGAATTACATGGCACGAGTCACATTCTCAACCCCACCAAAACCACTAAGGCGAACAATCATGTGGTTTCTCAATCGAGTTCCAGCAGAATTCCTGAGTATCGTCCAATCGACCCTTGACAACATACCTGACACTGTTCCCGATGAAGGTATTCAGTGCGACAGTGATGATTCTTCTGAGACTTCTCGACTTGCCATGGACATATTTGCCCACTGGCTTGTTTTGGTCATGCTTCTGGATGGTGTTTGGTGGATCGGTGGAATAGGAGTTTGTGAATTGGGCAGAATCACAAAGTATATGGGTCGGCAACAAGAGGGTGCGGCAGGATCAAAAGGATCTTGGTGGCCGAGAAGTATTCTCAATATCGCATTGGAAATAGGCAAACAGGACTAG
- a CDS encoding hypothetical protein (TransMembrane:5 (o20-38i50-67o73-93i105-123o184-208i)), translated as MASNQNSPYVTTREQAVVEAWSQGFNVGAVVILILLVLCNYRRKTLLHKLILGELLLALGHGFFAFFEEPEYGWILSSTATLLYISYFIHNLIAWLKIRPFLPKWGARSFIITLLVVQPYWILETWANFQYHNHLGSRIFDTSRLLEPLFRDPWWVFTTIKLVMAIRENYEFTISGLIRTSPRFGIMLFCLLLSIIFLITDVIFMIVVSKRGGMNPFWRLALVFKCASDVIFLDDFKSVLDRISESAMRKITTFEYRDNASPSVHPPSSTDFSMPGYNRKTSRFESSSRAELGSILRPIGSRDDGHYEFAANGSQIFADGVPQWHEENAQHSVCHAPRQRGESQDTMMTRVVREQLGGLQDIPMEPVKARTRND; from the exons ATGGCGTCGAACCAAAACAGCCCGTACGTCACGACCCGCGAACAGGCCGTTGTAGAAGCGTGGAGCCAGGGTTTCAATGTCGGAGCCGTTGTCATCCTTATTTTGCTCGTTCTATGTAACTATCGCAGAAAAACGCTACTGCATAAGCTTATTCTTGGTGAA TTACTTCTTGCGCTCGGACACGGATTCTTTGCATTCTTTGAAGAGCCAGAATATGGATG GATCCTCAGCAGCACTGCAACTCTACTTTACATCTCATACTTCATCCACAATCTTATCGCCTGGCTAAAAATCCGACCGTTTCTCCCCAAATGGGGCGCACGAAGCTTCATCATCACATTGCTCGTGGTCCAACCCTATTGGATTCTCGAAACATGGGCAAACTTCCAATACCACAACCACCTTGGTAGTCGAATCTTTGACACATCAAGATTGCTCGAGCCGCTATTCAGAGACCCATGGTGGGTTTTCACAACGATCAAGTTGGTCATGGCTATTCGAGAGAACTACGAATTTACAATATCTGGCCTGATTCGCACAAGTCCACGTTTCGGAATTATGCtcttttgtcttcttctctcaATAATATTTCTGATTACTGATGTCATATTTATGATTGTGGTCTCCAAGAGGGGCGGAATGAATCCATTTTGGAGG CTAGCCCTGGTATTCAAATGTGCATCCGATGTCATATTTCTCGACGATTTCAAGAGTGTTCTAGATCGAATATCTGAGTCGGCGATGAGAAAAATCACAACCTTCGAGTACAGAGATAATGCCTCGCCCTCGGTCCATCCACCAAGTTCTACCGATTTCTCGATGCCTGGATACAACCGCAAGACTTCACGGTTTGAATCGTCCTCTAGAGCAGAACTAGGATCGATCCTACGTCCGATAGGCTCAAGGGACGATGGGCACTATGAGTTTGCGGCAAATGGTAGTCAGATTTTTGCAGATGGAGTTCCACAGTGGCATGAAGAGAATGCCCAACATTCTGTTTGTCACGCCCCGCGCCAGAGAGGCGAGTCTCAAGATACTATGATGACAAGAGTGGTT CGTGAACAACTAGGAGGATTACAGGATATCCCCATGGAGCCTGTCAAGGCAAGGACGAGGAATGACTAG